The Glycine max cultivar Williams 82 chromosome 12, Glycine_max_v4.0, whole genome shotgun sequence genome window below encodes:
- the LOC100802405 gene encoding uncharacterized protein isoform X2 produces the protein MGLHISSKIRSGILNWVVSVSCQMVSVSCRMVFVHLSIGSEAVPEGIIARISNLEMQPLWDSGKDNSILKRPLNLLAMTVGLKQKEIVDKIVEKSSAWSSCVVLVSAINQTKWWFVKRFLHPDIVAEYIYVFLWDEDLLVLVDNIDTKRQLGYCAQGDCMRNIGVVYSEYIVHLGPLGDSIGNEVQSDSPGDNRAKVFGKRWKDAAGRQMLD, from the exons ATGGGTCTGCATATTTCATCGAAGATTCGTAGTGGAATCTTGAACTGGGTGGTAAGTGTAAGCTGCCAGATGGTAAGTGTAAGCTGCCGGATGGTATTTGTACATTTGAGCATTGGAAGTGAGGCAGTGCCTGAAGGAATTATTGCTAGAATATCTAACTTGGAAATGCAGCCCTTATGGGACTCTGGTAAAGATAAT AGTATTTTAAAGCGCCCATTGAACTTGTTGGCTATGACAGTAGGACTTAAGCAGAAAGAAATTGTCGACAAAATTGTTGAAAAG AGTTCAGCTTGGAGTAGTTGTGTCGTACTTGTATCTGCTATCAATCAAACAAAATG GTGGTTTGTGAAACGGTTTTTGCATCCAGACATAGTTGCTGAATACATTTACGTATTTCTTTGGGATGAGGACCTCCTTGTTCTTGTTGATAATATTGACACCAAAAG GCAGCTTGGCTATTGTGCACAG GGTGATTGCATGAGAAATATTGGTGTGGTTTATTCTGAGTACATAGTTCATCTGGGTCCTCTTGGGGACTCAATTGGCAACGAG GTGCAATCAGACTCCCCAGGAGATAATAGAGCTAAA GTTTTCGGTAAAAGGTGGAAAGATGCAGCAGGGAGACAAATGTTGGATTGA
- the LOC100802405 gene encoding uncharacterized protein isoform X1: MGLHISSKIRSGILNWVVSVSCQMVSVSCRMVFVHLSIGSEAVPEGIIARISNLEMQPLWDSGKDNSILKRPLNLLAMTVGLKQKEIVDKIVEKSSAWSSCVVLVSAINQTKWWFVKRFLHPDIVAEYIYVFLWDEDLLVLVDNIDTKRQLGYCAQGDCMRNIGVVYSEYIVHLGPLGDSIGNEVQSDSPGDNRAKSSMQSYIGMQVFGKRWKDAAGRQMLD, from the exons ATGGGTCTGCATATTTCATCGAAGATTCGTAGTGGAATCTTGAACTGGGTGGTAAGTGTAAGCTGCCAGATGGTAAGTGTAAGCTGCCGGATGGTATTTGTACATTTGAGCATTGGAAGTGAGGCAGTGCCTGAAGGAATTATTGCTAGAATATCTAACTTGGAAATGCAGCCCTTATGGGACTCTGGTAAAGATAAT AGTATTTTAAAGCGCCCATTGAACTTGTTGGCTATGACAGTAGGACTTAAGCAGAAAGAAATTGTCGACAAAATTGTTGAAAAG AGTTCAGCTTGGAGTAGTTGTGTCGTACTTGTATCTGCTATCAATCAAACAAAATG GTGGTTTGTGAAACGGTTTTTGCATCCAGACATAGTTGCTGAATACATTTACGTATTTCTTTGGGATGAGGACCTCCTTGTTCTTGTTGATAATATTGACACCAAAAG GCAGCTTGGCTATTGTGCACAG GGTGATTGCATGAGAAATATTGGTGTGGTTTATTCTGAGTACATAGTTCATCTGGGTCCTCTTGGGGACTCAATTGGCAACGAG GTGCAATCAGACTCCCCAGGAGATAATAGAGCTAAA TCAAGTATGCAGTCATACATTGGAATGCAGGTTTTCGGTAAAAGGTGGAAAGATGCAGCAGGGAGACAAATGTTGGATTGA
- the LOC100802924 gene encoding pentatricopeptide repeat-containing protein At1g10270, whose protein sequence is MSVYRLLLRRVAVARPMFSLTQTRSYAFSSAEEAAAERRRRKRRLRIEPPLNAIRPPPQQGPPRDPNAPRLPDSTSALVGPRLSLHNRVQSLIRAGDLEAASAIARHSVFSVTRPTVFTCNAIIAAMYRSGRYEEAIALFHFFFKQSNIVPNIVSYNNVINTHCDQGRVDVALEVYRHVVANAPFSPSPVTYRHLTKGLIHSERISEALDLLREMLSKGHGADSLVYNNLISGFLHLDNFDKAIELFDELKERCLVYDGVVNATFMEWFFSKGRDKDAMDSYRSLLDRQFRMTPATCNVLLEALLNHSKTSEAWSLFDNMLDNHTPPNFQAVNSDSFNIMVNHCFKLGNFELALSTFKKVGSKPNSKPFAMDVAGYNNIIARFCENAMLSQAETLFEELCSKSLSPDVPTHRTLIEVYLRMDRIDDALRIFHRMVDSGLRVVATFGNTVFHELIKNGKAIDCAQILSKMGEKDPKPDPTCYEVVIKGLCADGLLDKSRELLDEVMRYGVGVTSSLREFVTEVFKKAGRGDEIERLLDMNRFAYTPRPSPPRPAYCPPLVRSPSQMAAGAAHSPPSGFPTRMAAQQHPTPPPQMTGARYPPSQMAGAAHNPPSGAPHQVFEHQRPPLPSQMTGMHQPSWGLSPPMTGPHPGSSPNTGQPYHPNASEHHPHVSRVAPQMTAQHYTPSGPSPQMAGHQPYGTPRGPQQWAERQYPPSGLSPPMAGQHHPLAGPTPPMSGWSIPSNGASAKMSPPYHISAGPSSQVTGPYHPSSSTPPHFEESHQQQSEVPEQS, encoded by the exons ATGTCAGTTTACCGGCTGCTTCTCCGGCGCGTGGCCGTAGCCCGCCCCATGTTCTCTCTGACCCAAACCCGTTCCTACGCCTTCTCATCCGCCGAAGAAGCCGCGGCCGAGCGGCGGCGACGGAAGCGGCGTCTGCGCATCGAGCCTCCCCTGAACGCGATTCGACCTCCGCCGCAGCAGGGCCCTCCGCGCGACCCGAACGCCCCTCGACTCCCGGACTCGACCTCGGCGTTGGTGGGGCCTCGGCTGAGCCTCCACAACCGCGTGCAGTCCCTGATCCGCGCCGGCGACCTGGAGGCGGCGTCCGCCATCGCCCGGCACTCGGTGTTCTCAGTGACACGGCCGACCGTGTTCACCTGCAACGCCATCATCGCCGCCATGTACCGTTCAGGGCGctacgaggaggccattgcgctcttccactttttcttcaagCAGTCGAACATCGTCCCGAACATCGTGTCCTACAACAACGTGATCAACACCCACTGCGACCAGGGCCGAGTGGACGTGGCCCTTGAGGTGTATCGGCACGTGGTCGCCAACGCCCCCTTCAGCCCCTCCCCCGTCACCTATCGCCATCTCACCAAAGGTTTGATCCATTCTGAGCGCATTTCGGAAGCCCTGGACCTCTTGCGCGAGATGCTCTCTAAGGGCCACGGTGCTGATTCCCTCGTTTACAACAATCTCATTTCTGGCTTTCTCCATTTGGACAATTTCGACAAGGCCATCGAACTCTTCGACGAGCTCAAGGAGCGTTGCCTCGTCTATGATGGCGTTGTCAATGCCACTTTTATGGAATGGTTCTTCAGCAAGGGCAGGGACAAGGATGCCATGGACTCCTACAGGTCCTTGTTGGACCGCCAGTTTCGGATGACCCCTGCCACCTGCAATGTCCTGTTGGAGGCCTTGCTTAACCATTCCAAGACCTCTGAGGCTTGGTCTCTTTTTGATAACATGTTGGACAATCACACCCCTCCCAATTTCCAGGCTGTTAACTCTGACTCCTTTAATATTATGGTCAATCACTGCTTCAAGCTTGGAAACTTTGAGCTTGCCCTTTCTACTTTTAAGAAGGTTGGATCCAAGCCTAACTCTAAGCCCTTTGCCATGGATGTTGCCGGCTACAACAATATCATTGCTAGGTTTTGTGAGAATGCGATGCTGTCCCAAGCCGAGACCTTGTTCGAAGAACTCTGCTCTAAATCTTTGAGCCCCGATGTGCCCACTCATAGGACCTTGATTGAAGTCTACTTGAGAATGGACAGGATCGATGATGCTCTCAGGATTTTCCACAGAATGGTTGATTCTGGTCTCAGGGTGGTTGCTACCTTTGGTAACACCGTGTTTCATGAATTGATTAAGAATGGTAAAGCCATTGACTGTGCTCAAATTTTGAGTAAAATGGGAGAAAAGGATCCCAAACCTGACCCCACTTGCTATGAGGTTGTAATCAAGGGACTCTGTGCTGATGGCTTGTTGGACAAAAGCCGAGAGCTGCTGGATGAGGTTATGAGGTATGGTGTTGGGGTCACTTCTTCCTTGCGGGAATTTGTGACTGAGGTTTTCAAGAAAGCCGGGAGGGGTGACGAGATTGAGAGGCTGCTAGATATGAACAGATTTGCATACACTCCTCGTCCATCCCCACCAAGACCTGCTTACTGTCCACCGCTGGTCAGGTCCCCCTCGCAAATGGCAGCAGGGGCAGCACATAGCCCACCTTCTGGGTTTCCAACACGAATGGCAGCACAGCAGCATCCAACACCTCCTCCTCAAATGACAGGAGCACGTTATCCACCTTCTCAAATGGCTGGAGCAGCACATAATCCACCTTCTGGTGCTCCACATCAAGTGTTTGAGCATCAACGCCCGCCACTGCCTTCTCAAATGACAGGAATGCATCAACCTTCATGGGGATTATCTCCTCCAATGACTGGACCTCATCCTGGATCGTCACCTAATACAGGACAGCCTTACCACCCTAATGCATCTGAACATCATCCTCACGTGAGCAGGGTAGCCCCGCAAATGACAGCGCAGCATTATACACCATCTGGACCTTCACCTCAAATGGCAGGACATCAGCCTTATGGAACACCACGTGGGCCCCAACAATGGGCAGAACGACAGTATCCGCCATCAGGGTTGTCTCCTCCAATGGCAGGACAACATCATCCACTAGCTGGACCAACTCCTCCAATGTCAGGATGGTCTATTCCTTCGAATGGAGCATCAGCTAAAATGTCACCGCCATATCATATATCTGCAGGACCATCTTCTCAGGTGACTGGACCATATCACCCATCATCATCAACCCCTCCTCACTTTGAGGAATCTCATCAACAGCAATCAGAAGTCCCTGAACAG TCCTAG
- the LOC100526994 gene encoding uncharacterized protein isoform X2, with translation MKSFGSVTRLARWGLIHTMPHSKFNACKRQCLPFGSEALPEGIIARTSNLEMRPLWDSGKDNRILKRPLNLLAMAVGLKQKEIVNKIVEKFLSSGFVVMLFHYDGFVDGWKSLAWSSCAIHVSAINQTKWWFAKRFLHPDIVAEYNYIFLWDEDLLVDNFDPKRYLSIVKEEGLEISQPALDPTKSEVHHPLTVHKAVSKVHRRYYKLKGSGRCDDKSTAPPCIGWVEMMAPVFSKKSWQCVWHLIQNDLIHAWGLDRQLGYCAQGDRMRNVGVVDSEYIVHLGLPTLGGSNGNEAPSDSPGDNRAKVRMQSYIEMQVFGKRWKDAAEKDKCWIDPYEQANKTSH, from the exons AGATTAGCACGATGGGGGCTAATTCATACAATGccacattcaaaatttaatgcGTGCAAG AGACAATGCTTGCCTTTTGGAAGTGAGGCATTGCCTGAAGGAATTATTGCTAGAACATCTAACTTGGAAATGCGGCCCTTATGGGACTCTGGTAAAGATAAT agAATTTTAAAACGCCCATTGAACTTGTTGGCTATGGCAGTAGGACTTAAGCAGAAAGAAATAGTCAACAAAATTGTTGAAAAG TTCTTGTCAAGTGGTTTTGTTGTGATGCTTTTTCATTATGATGGTTTTGTGGATGGATGGAAGAGTTTAGCCTGGAGCAGTTGTGCCATACATGTATCTGCTATCAATCAAACAAAATG GTGGTTTGCAAAGCGGTTTTTGCATCCAGACATAGTTGCTgaatacaattatatatttctttggGATGAGGATCTTCTTGTTGATAATTTTGACCCAAAAAG GTATTTATCTATTGTTAAAGAAGAAGGACTTGAGATATCACAGCCAGCTCTGGATCCTACCAAATCTGAAGTACATCATCCACTGACAGTCCATAAAGCAGTATCAAAAGTGCACAG AaggtattataaattaaaaggtAGTGGAAGGTGTGATGACAAAAGCACTGCTCCTCCTTGCATTGG TTGGGTGGAAATGATGGCACCAGTGTTTTCTAAGAAGTCTTGGCAATGTGTATGGCATTTGATCCAG AATGACTTAATCCATGCATGGGGCCTGGATAGGCAGCTTGGCTATTGTGCACAG GGAGATCGAATGAGAAATGTTGGTGTGGTTGATTCTGAGTACATAGTTCATCTGGGTCTGCCTACTCTTGGGGGCTCAAATGGCAATGAG GCGCCATCAGACTCCCCAGGAGATAATAGAGCTAAA GTTAGGATGCAGTCATACATTGAAATGCAGGTTTTTGGTAAAAGGTGGAAAGATGCAGCAGAGAAAGACAAATGTTGGATTGATCCGTATGAACAGGCAAACAAGACAAGCCATTAG